Proteins encoded within one genomic window of bacterium:
- a CDS encoding NifB/NifX family molybdenum-iron cluster-binding protein has product MKVCIPTNEGTGLADTLCGHFGSAPWFTLCDSESGEVEVLRNTNAHHSHGTCHPLSQLDGQRFDALVCLGMGRRALDMLNAQGLKVYRPSAATVGEVLAEIRAGSLRELDAAHACGGHGHGPHPHDA; this is encoded by the coding sequence ATGAAGGTCTGCATCCCCACCAACGAGGGCACCGGCCTGGCCGACACGCTGTGCGGCCACTTCGGCTCGGCGCCCTGGTTCACCCTGTGCGACAGCGAGAGCGGCGAGGTGGAGGTGCTGCGCAACACCAACGCCCACCACTCCCACGGCACCTGCCACCCGCTGAGCCAGCTCGACGGGCAGCGCTTCGACGCGCTCGTGTGCCTGGGCATGGGACGGCGAGCCCTGGACATGCTCAACGCCCAGGGCCTCAAGGTCTACCGGCCCAGCGCCGCCACGGTCGGCGAGGTGCTGGCGGAGATCCGCGCCGGGTCGCTGCGCGAGCTCGACGCCGCGCACGCCTGCGGCGGGCACGGGCACGGCCCCCACCCGCACGACGCCTGA